Proteins from a single region of Bacteroidota bacterium:
- a CDS encoding DUF2490 domain-containing protein, protein MQRRLHIILFFLFLSTYTYGQDINYGVWTQAGVSFDIAKDLKASVSEMYRQDLQTPIRRAYITELGLKYDLSKKWSVAGEYRLKLLPSEYRNRIALSANFREGMGIFDLYVRSKLQYEWRQYGSPESAWRNRFKMRFDYFKDVKPYVSYELFINKNNEEINLTTYRGSVGVDWELNKHNAFDIYIITDQEIYEASPTLDLIFGVSYEYKFK, encoded by the coding sequence ATGCAACGACGATTACACATAATTCTATTTTTTCTATTCCTGAGTACTTACACTTATGGGCAGGATATTAATTATGGAGTATGGACGCAGGCAGGTGTTTCCTTTGATATTGCAAAAGATTTAAAAGCTTCTGTTTCTGAAATGTATCGTCAGGATTTACAAACTCCAATACGCAGAGCTTATATTACAGAATTAGGTTTGAAATACGACCTCTCAAAAAAGTGGTCTGTGGCTGGTGAATACCGATTGAAATTATTACCATCAGAATACAGAAATCGCATTGCTTTATCTGCAAACTTTCGTGAAGGAATGGGGATTTTTGATTTATATGTTCGCTCGAAATTGCAATATGAATGGAGGCAATATGGATCTCCGGAATCCGCATGGAGAAATCGTTTTAAGATGCGTTTTGATTATTTTAAAGATGTGAAACCCTATGTATCTTACGAATTATTTATTAATAAAAATAATGAGGAAATAAATCTCACCACTTACAGAGGTTCAGTTGGTGTTGATTGGGAACTGAACAAACACAATGCTTTTGATATTTATATAATAACCGATCAGGAAATCTATGAAGCAAGCCCAACACTAGATTTGATTTTTGGCGTTAGTTATGAATATAAATTTAAATGA
- a CDS encoding acyl transferase — translation MERELPLLDNFINITPDNFIAPALQVFYYQAKAVPVYRDFLHLLDVKPEKITALHQIPFLPVELFKTHSVIANGFTPEIVFESSGTTDSITSKHPVANLEIYKQSILQTFKKFYGNPKDYCILALLPSYIERNNASLIYMCNYLMELSGNSNNGFYLNNQQELADAISYNESKKIKTLLIGVSFALLDFAEKFPMALAQTIIMETGGMKGRRKEITRNELHKILMHAFQLKTIHSEYGMTELLSQAYSTGNGIFFTPPWMRILIRDTTDPFTILETQKNGLINIIDLANQYSCSFIATQDTGILYTENSFGVTGRFDTADVRGCNLMVV, via the coding sequence ATGGAGAGAGAGTTGCCACTATTAGACAATTTTATAAATATTACACCTGATAATTTTATAGCACCAGCACTTCAGGTGTTTTATTATCAGGCAAAAGCGGTTCCGGTATATCGTGATTTTTTACACCTGCTTGACGTGAAGCCTGAAAAAATTACGGCACTGCATCAGATTCCTTTTTTACCTGTGGAATTATTTAAAACACATTCGGTAATTGCAAATGGTTTTACTCCTGAAATAGTATTTGAAAGCAGCGGCACTACAGATAGCATTACTTCAAAACATCCGGTTGCAAATCTTGAAATATATAAGCAGAGTATTTTGCAAACATTTAAAAAATTTTACGGAAATCCAAAAGACTATTGCATACTTGCCTTATTACCTTCATACATAGAGCGCAACAATGCCTCGCTGATTTATATGTGCAATTATTTAATGGAATTAAGTGGCAATAGCAACAATGGATTCTATTTGAATAATCAACAGGAATTAGCAGATGCAATAAGTTATAATGAATCTAAAAAAATAAAGACATTATTGATAGGTGTCAGTTTTGCATTACTGGATTTTGCCGAAAAATTTCCAATGGCATTAGCGCAAACTATAATTATGGAAACCGGTGGAATGAAAGGACGCAGAAAAGAAATTACACGCAATGAATTACACAAAATTTTAATGCATGCTTTTCAATTAAAAACTATTCATTCAGAATATGGTATGACTGAATTATTATCACAAGCATATAGTACAGGAAATGGTATTTTTTTTACACCACCATGGATGCGCATTTTAATTCGGGATACAACAGATCCATTTACAATTTTAGAAACACAAAAAAACGGATTAATAAATATTATAGATCTTGCAAATCAATACTCATGCAGTTTTATTGCAACACAAGATACCGGCATATTATATACTGAAAATTCATTTGGAGTAACAGGTCGTTTCGATACGGCCGATGTGCGTGGTTGCAACCTAATGGTAGTTTAA
- a CDS encoding rhomboid family intramembrane serine protease encodes MEFTNITVIIIILTAITSILAFNNAVMKGASLFYPYLVKKHGEWHRFLTSGFVHADWLHLAVNMYVLYMFGDILEKYLLPAYFHQKAKLIFLIIYIGGMIVADIPSYIKHRNDPSYRSLGASGAVSAIVFAGILINPWQGGIGLLFLPGIMLPPVVFGVLYLIFTVYMSRRQMDNVNHDAHLFGALFGFVLPGIIKPEIFQSFFDQIFSKL; translated from the coding sequence ATGGAATTCACAAACATTACAGTAATTATTATTATTCTCACTGCTATCACATCTATACTGGCGTTTAATAATGCAGTGATGAAAGGGGCATCTTTATTCTATCCATATCTTGTAAAAAAACATGGCGAATGGCATCGCTTTCTTACTAGTGGTTTTGTGCATGCTGACTGGCTTCATCTTGCAGTTAATATGTATGTATTGTATATGTTCGGTGATATTTTAGAAAAATATTTATTACCTGCGTACTTCCATCAAAAAGCTAAATTGATTTTTTTAATAATTTATATTGGCGGAATGATAGTAGCAGATATTCCTTCTTATATAAAGCACAGAAACGATCCTTCCTATAGATCTCTTGGCGCATCAGGTGCTGTTTCCGCAATTGTATTTGCCGGTATTCTTATCAATCCCTGGCAAGGTGGAATCGGATTATTATTTCTTCCTGGAATTATGTTACCTCCTGTTGTATTTGGAGTGTTGTATTTAATTTTCACAGTATATATGTCTCGCCGGCAAATGGATAATGTAAATCATGATGCACATCTCTTTGGGGCGCTGTTCGGATTTGTTTTGCCGGGTATTATAAAGCCGGAAATTTTTCAATCATTCTTCGACCAAATATTTTCTAAATTATGA
- a CDS encoding 23S rRNA (pseudouridine(1915)-N(3))-methyltransferase RlmH, translating to MQITLIAIGKTKDKHLIALITDYVQRINRYSKFIIKELPDIKNAASLNTESLLKKEAELLLKNISPNDSVVLLDSTGKQNTSDTFAKFIAQKQVGNTNSLVFIIGGAYGFHKSIYNAFPEKCSLATLTFTHQMVRLIFCEQLYRAFTIINNEPYHHT from the coding sequence ATGCAAATAACACTTATAGCAATTGGTAAAACAAAGGATAAACATCTTATAGCATTAATTACAGATTATGTACAACGCATTAATAGATATAGTAAATTCATTATTAAAGAATTGCCGGATATAAAAAATGCTGCATCATTAAATACAGAATCATTGTTAAAAAAGGAAGCAGAACTTCTATTAAAAAACATCTCCCCTAACGATAGTGTAGTACTCTTAGATTCAACAGGAAAACAAAATACTTCCGATACATTTGCAAAATTTATAGCTCAGAAGCAGGTAGGTAATACAAACAGTTTGGTTTTTATAATTGGTGGTGCTTATGGTTTTCATAAATCCATATATAATGCATTTCCAGAAAAATGTAGCCTCGCAACACTTACCTTCACACATCAAATGGTACGCTTAATTTTTTGCGAACAATTGTACAGAGCATTTACCATAATTAATAATGAACCATATCATCATACATAA
- a CDS encoding aminotransferase class I/II-fold pyridoxal phosphate-dependent enzyme — translation MIIDLRSDTVTSPTEEMRNAMRNAPVGDDVFGEDPSINQLEKMIAEMFGMEAALFCPTATMCNQIAMKVQTQPMDEIICDWLSHIYQYEVGGYAFLSGCSIKYIHTERGILSPDQIKTCINPIDIHKPISRLVCIENSCNKGGGSTYTLNQINSISDLCKKENLALHLDGSRVFNALTFTGDDAKQYGNYFNTITICLSKGLGCPAGALLLGNAETILKARRIRKVFGGGMRQAGILAAAGIYALENNIDRLKKDHSNASIISETLSKTNYIKNVMLVETNIIIFQLQDSILDRDFIHYLKSKNIKAFALGNNQIRFVTHLDITYKMIAPITDALIHFSY, via the coding sequence ATGATTATTGATTTAAGAAGCGATACAGTTACTTCACCCACTGAAGAAATGCGAAATGCGATGCGCAATGCACCTGTGGGTGATGATGTATTTGGCGAAGATCCATCCATTAATCAATTGGAAAAAATGATTGCGGAAATGTTTGGAATGGAAGCAGCATTATTTTGTCCGACAGCAACAATGTGCAATCAAATTGCAATGAAAGTGCAGACACAACCCATGGATGAAATTATTTGCGATTGGCTTTCTCATATTTATCAATACGAAGTTGGTGGTTACGCTTTTTTATCCGGATGCAGTATAAAATATATACATACAGAACGTGGCATACTTTCTCCTGATCAAATTAAAACATGTATAAACCCAATTGATATACATAAACCAATAAGCAGATTAGTTTGCATTGAAAATTCTTGTAATAAAGGCGGAGGTTCCACTTATACATTAAATCAAATTAATTCAATCAGCGATTTATGTAAAAAAGAAAATTTAGCATTGCATCTCGATGGTTCCCGTGTGTTTAATGCACTCACATTTACAGGTGATGATGCTAAACAATATGGCAATTATTTTAACACGATTACTATTTGTCTTTCCAAAGGTTTGGGTTGTCCTGCTGGTGCATTATTATTGGGAAATGCAGAAACAATTCTTAAAGCACGTCGCATTCGAAAAGTATTTGGTGGCGGAATGCGCCAAGCAGGAATTTTAGCTGCGGCAGGAATTTATGCATTGGAAAATAATATAGATAGATTGAAAAAAGATCATAGCAATGCATCCATAATTTCAGAAACACTTTCTAAGACAAACTACATTAAAAATGTAATGCTTGTAGAAACCAATATTATCATCTTTCAATTACAAGATTCAATTTTAGATAGGGATTTTATTCATTATTTGAAATCAAAAAACATCAAAGCATTTGCATTAGGTAATAATCAAATCCGTTTTGTTACACATCTGGATATTACTTATAAAATGATTGCGCCAATAACAGATGCACTTATCCACTTTAGTTATTAA
- a CDS encoding polyphosphate polymerase domain-containing protein, which translates to MNNLQSILNQLQSITLPEMNAVELLDRKDTKFLFDINQLSGVLSDLIDNYFVLEINNIRLISYANLYFDTKDFQFYFQHHNGRLNRYKMRIRQYTDTGLCFFEIKFKTNTGRTVKKRMRLEKFEPVITSEIENFILKETPINPKTLIPNTEITFKRITLVEKNFQERATIDTGLILKNKDQEKKFETIAIAELKQNRTASGSIFREVMRNHYSRELRLSKYCIGLSYLHPELKQNHFKPKHLAIQKIEKNKLVYE; encoded by the coding sequence TTGAATAATTTACAATCCATATTAAATCAATTACAATCCATTACACTTCCTGAAATGAATGCAGTGGAATTGTTAGACAGAAAGGATACAAAGTTTCTGTTCGACATTAACCAACTTTCTGGAGTGCTCAGCGATCTTATTGATAATTACTTTGTGTTGGAAATAAATAACATTCGCTTAATCAGCTATGCTAATTTGTATTTTGATACCAAAGATTTTCAATTTTATTTTCAGCATCATAACGGCCGGTTAAATCGCTATAAAATGCGGATTCGTCAATACACAGATACCGGCTTATGCTTCTTTGAAATTAAATTTAAAACCAATACCGGTCGCACTGTAAAAAAGAGAATGCGGTTGGAGAAATTTGAACCGGTAATCACTTCTGAGATTGAAAATTTTATTTTGAAAGAAACACCAATCAATCCAAAAACATTAATTCCAAATACAGAAATCACTTTCAAACGAATCACATTAGTTGAAAAAAACTTTCAGGAACGGGCAACTATTGATACAGGACTTATTTTGAAAAATAAGGATCAGGAAAAAAAATTTGAAACTATTGCCATCGCAGAATTAAAACAAAACAGAACTGCTTCAGGCTCCATATTTCGTGAAGTAATGCGCAATCATTATTCCCGTGAATTGCGCCTCAGCAAATATTGTATCGGACTATCCTACCTACATCCTGAATTGAAACAAAACCATTTTAAACCAAAGCATCTTGCTATTCAAAAAATTGAGAAAAATAAATTAGTATATGAATGA
- a CDS encoding YceI family protein, translating into MKSIKIIGCFLFLLMTGTLVQAQSKTYKLVSGSTMKISGGSNAHDWSEEVKTMSGSASIDTDSKTKFTLNQLTFKAEVKSIKSTKGSVMDDKTHEAFNADKYPYITFDLAEVKSVSVVAGGFWLTTQGNLSMNGVTKLIDLDVKAIMNSDGTISFEGNKSFNMSLYGIDPPTAMMGTMKVKDPVRIDFKVTYQ; encoded by the coding sequence ATGAAATCAATTAAAATTATCGGATGCTTTTTATTTCTCTTAATGACAGGCACATTAGTTCAAGCTCAAAGTAAAACCTACAAATTAGTATCGGGTTCCACCATGAAAATATCAGGTGGATCAAATGCCCACGACTGGTCAGAAGAAGTAAAAACCATGAGTGGCTCTGCATCAATTGATACAGATAGCAAAACCAAATTCACACTTAATCAACTCACCTTTAAAGCGGAAGTAAAATCCATAAAAAGTACGAAAGGCAGTGTTATGGATGATAAAACTCATGAAGCATTTAATGCAGATAAATATCCATATATCACTTTCGATTTGGCAGAAGTAAAATCAGTTTCTGTAGTAGCCGGAGGATTTTGGCTTACTACTCAAGGAAATTTATCTATGAATGGTGTAACGAAATTAATTGATCTGGATGTGAAAGCAATAATGAACAGCGATGGAACAATTTCTTTTGAAGGCAATAAATCATTTAACATGAGTTTGTACGGAATTGATCCCCCTACTGCAATGATGGGTACAATGAAAGTGAAAGATCCTGTACGCATTGATTTTAAAGTAACCTATCAATAA
- a CDS encoding YceI family protein, which translates to MNTPWYILFLILLLSGATHLFSQANTYTFYLSDESNFQVDGTTNVVGFSCKSNQYYNRVQIPINRSETQISFEKNTLKAKTKALDCGGSGINGDMYKTLKADTYPTINIELKKITFTQKLQPSKWINSKVEVYMTVAGKRNFESFTIKIMDLQNNNYKIQGKHTIYLTNYNISPPKAMLGLISVKNEIELVFDLQVNMTPN; encoded by the coding sequence ATGAATACGCCTTGGTATATTTTATTTTTGATTCTATTGTTAAGTGGAGCAACGCATTTATTTTCCCAAGCTAACACTTATACATTTTACTTATCAGATGAAAGTAATTTTCAAGTGGATGGTACCACGAATGTAGTTGGCTTTTCGTGTAAAAGCAATCAATATTACAACAGAGTTCAAATACCAATCAACCGTTCTGAAACACAAATTTCATTTGAAAAAAATACGCTAAAAGCAAAAACAAAAGCATTGGATTGTGGAGGCTCTGGTATTAACGGTGATATGTATAAAACATTAAAAGCTGATACTTATCCAACTATAAATATTGAATTGAAAAAAATTACCTTCACTCAAAAACTGCAACCATCCAAATGGATAAACTCCAAAGTGGAAGTGTATATGACAGTTGCTGGAAAAAGGAATTTTGAATCCTTTACAATTAAAATTATGGATTTGCAGAATAACAATTATAAAATTCAGGGAAAGCATACCATCTATCTCACCAATTATAACATCTCTCCTCCCAAGGCAATGCTGGGTCTTATTTCTGTAAAAAATGAAATCGAATTGGTGTTTGACCTTCAGGTGAATATGACTCCAAACTAA
- a CDS encoding DUF4956 domain-containing protein has product MNELDSLNMTDVESTDTETFQIMDIKLYDDDFIDLFVRFFFNLLMTYLLLRFIYRSDKKNKNYVFTYYVFSTLIFFLCYMMNSVKLSLGFAFGLFAVFSILRYRTISIPMKEMTYLFLVIGISVINALTTKKVSFVELLFTNVAIISITVILERLWYREGLYERVILYEKIENIKPENRVEMLEDLRNRTGLDIREFDIVETDFVRDIARLRVYYKS; this is encoded by the coding sequence ATGAATGAATTAGATTCACTTAACATGACTGATGTAGAATCAACGGATACAGAGACGTTTCAGATTATGGATATTAAATTATATGATGATGATTTCATCGATCTCTTTGTGAGATTCTTTTTTAATCTGCTGATGACTTATCTGTTGTTGCGATTCATATATCGCAGTGATAAGAAAAATAAAAATTATGTATTTACTTATTATGTGTTCAGCACATTAATATTCTTTCTTTGTTATATGATGAACTCTGTAAAACTCAGTTTAGGTTTTGCCTTCGGATTGTTTGCAGTATTTTCTATTCTGCGATATCGAACGATAAGTATTCCGATGAAAGAAATGACCTATTTATTTTTAGTAATCGGCATATCTGTAATCAATGCATTAACCACTAAGAAAGTATCATTTGTAGAATTGTTATTTACAAATGTGGCTATCATAAGCATTACAGTAATTCTGGAAAGATTGTGGTATCGGGAAGGATTATACGAACGAGTTATACTCTATGAAAAAATTGAAAATATTAAACCGGAAAATCGTGTAGAAATGTTAGAGGATTTGCGTAACAGAACAGGATTGGATATACGTGAATTTGATATTGTAGAAACCGATTTCGTACGTGATATTGCAAGGTTGCGTGTATATTATAAATCATAA
- a CDS encoding GxxExxY protein — protein sequence MTENEISNKVIGLAIEVHNALGPGLLESAYQECLFYKIIQSGLLAEKEKPLPLIFEEVKLEVGYRIDILVEQKLVIEVKSLEALNDIHLAQILTYMKIGNFKLGLIINFNTLLLKKGIKRVVNNL from the coding sequence ATGACAGAAAATGAAATATCAAATAAGGTAATTGGTTTAGCTATCGAAGTGCATAATGCATTAGGCCCTGGGCTTCTTGAAAGCGCATACCAAGAATGTTTGTTTTATAAAATCATTCAATCAGGTTTGTTGGCTGAAAAAGAAAAACCCTTGCCACTAATTTTTGAAGAAGTAAAATTGGAAGTTGGATATCGAATAGATATTTTAGTTGAACAAAAATTAGTAATTGAAGTAAAAAGTTTGGAAGCATTAAACGATATTCATTTAGCTCAAATATTAACATATATGAAAATTGGAAACTTTAAACTTGGATTAATTATAAACTTCAATACTTTATTACTTAAAAAAGGAATAAAAAGAGTTGTAAATAATTTATAA